The Terriglobales bacterium genomic sequence TGGTCGGGCAGTCGCTGCTCAAGGGCACGCCCTTCGAGGCGATGCTGCAGGGCGGCCTCGACGACTCGCTGTTCGAAGGCGTCAACGACACGCACTACACCGTCCCCAACTTCCACCTCTGGGCGCACTATCCCGAGCCGAACGTGCCCGTGCTGTGGTGGCGCTCGGTCGGAAACACGCACACCGGGTACGTGATGGAGACGCTGGTCGACGAACTCGCGGAACGCGCCAAGGCCGACCCCATCGCGTATCGCAAGAAGCTGCTCGCGGCCGACTCGAAGAAACTGCACGCGGTACTCGACCTGCTGGAGCAGAAGAGCGCGTGGCGGAAGTCGCTGCCGCAAGGACACGCGGCCGGGGTCGCGTGCCATGAGTCGTTCGGCACGGGCGTGGCGTGCGCGGTGGAAGTCTCGCTCGACCGCGGCAAGCCGCGCATCCACCGCGCCACGGTGGCGGTCGATTGCGGCACCGCGGTGAACCCGCTGAGCATCGCGGCACAGATGCAGGGCGGGCTGGCCTTCGGGATGTCGCAGCTCGTGCCGCACGGCCTGGTCACGCTGAAGGAAGGGCGCGTGGAACAGCGCAACTGGGACGGTTACCGGCCGCCCTACATGGCGGACGCGCCCATGGCGGTCGACGTCCACATCGTCCCCAGCACGGAGAGGCCGACCGGGTGCGGCGAGCCGCCGGTGCCGGTCATCGCGCCGGCGGTGGCGAACGCGCTCACGCGGCTCACGGGCAGGCGCTACCGGAAGCTGCCGATCGAGAAGGTGTAGCTAGTCGGACTGGATCTGCACTAGCTCGGAGCTCTCTTGCTTGCGCGCCGGGGCGAGCTGCTCCGGCTTGATGGTCTGCGGCGCGCGCCAGAAGTCGATGTAGCTGGTCTGGTGGACGCAGCTCACCGTGCAGTAGGGCGCGCACGATTTCTCCGTCAGGAACTCGCGCTTGATGTCGGCGACGGTGTACTCGGCGAGCGGCTTGCCGGGATAGCCGCGCTGCTGCGAGCAGTAGTGCACCAGGCCGTCCTCGCAGATGTAGAAGTAGCGCGCGCCGGCGCGGCAGCGCCACTGGTTCGGCTTGCCGAGCGCGATGTTCTCCTGGAAGCGGTTGATCTGCGCGTAGCTGCCCTTGCCCAGGCGCTTCATGCGCTGGTAGACGCTCATCTCTACGTCGGAGAGCGGCTTGAGCTGGCCGTGGCCGTCGTGGATGAT encodes the following:
- a CDS encoding molybdopterin cofactor-binding domain-containing protein, which translates into the protein VGQSLLKGTPFEAMLQGGLDDSLFEGVNDTHYTVPNFHLWAHYPEPNVPVLWWRSVGNTHTGYVMETLVDELAERAKADPIAYRKKLLAADSKKLHAVLDLLEQKSAWRKSLPQGHAAGVACHESFGTGVACAVEVSLDRGKPRIHRATVAVDCGTAVNPLSIAAQMQGGLAFGMSQLVPHGLVTLKEGRVEQRNWDGYRPPYMADAPMAVDVHIVPSTERPTGCGEPPVPVIAPAVANALTRLTGRRYRKLPIEKV